One genomic segment of Suttonella sp. R2A3 includes these proteins:
- the gluQRS gene encoding tRNA glutamyl-Q(34) synthetase GluQRS: MSISYVGRFAPTPSGPLHFGSLVAAVASYLDARAHHGTWLLRIEDVDRSRSKQQYQDAILRGLATYGLNCDGEIRVQSEHLAHYHDLLHTLKDELYTCTCSRKDWHPHARPGDLGPIYPGFCRKNTVDFEHNDAAIRLYLPNKTIHFTDRWLGELFFDCAHIGDPIVKRRDGDIAYALAVTADDAIQGITHVVRGQDLTAATAIQYHLQNLLNYPHPQYLHHPLVLDHTQRKLSKQNHAQAIDLNDPLPALREALAFLGYRVNHHDSAKDLLSAATDWWLIEIKNRARTI; encoded by the coding sequence ATGTCTATTTCTTATGTCGGGCGTTTTGCGCCAACGCCCAGTGGACCACTACATTTTGGCTCATTAGTTGCGGCCGTTGCGAGCTATTTAGACGCACGTGCCCATCATGGCACTTGGCTACTGCGTATTGAAGATGTCGATCGCAGTCGCTCAAAACAGCAATATCAGGACGCTATCTTACGGGGCTTAGCCACTTATGGCTTGAACTGTGATGGGGAAATACGCGTGCAAAGTGAGCATTTAGCGCATTATCACGATCTGTTACACACCCTCAAAGACGAACTCTACACCTGTACTTGTAGCCGTAAGGATTGGCATCCTCATGCTCGCCCTGGTGATTTAGGGCCCATCTACCCCGGTTTTTGTCGCAAAAACACGGTTGATTTCGAGCATAACGACGCAGCCATTCGCCTGTATTTGCCCAATAAAACCATTCACTTTACCGATCGTTGGTTAGGCGAATTATTCTTTGATTGTGCACATATTGGCGATCCGATCGTGAAACGTCGTGATGGCGATATCGCTTATGCGCTAGCAGTCACTGCCGATGATGCAATCCAAGGGATCACCCATGTGGTACGTGGCCAAGACCTTACCGCAGCAACCGCGATTCAGTATCACCTGCAAAATCTACTCAACTACCCTCATCCACAGTATTTACACCACCCATTGGTGCTCGATCATACGCAGCGCAAATTAAGTAAACAAAACCATGCACAAGCGATTGATCTTAACGATCCTTTACCAGCCCTGCGTGAAGCGTTAGCATTCTTGGGTTATCGAGTGAATCATCACGATAGCGCTAAAGACTTATTGTCGGCCGCCACTGATTGGTGGTTAATAGAGATAAAAAATCGGGCCAGAACCATCTGA